The following coding sequences lie in one Candidatus Omnitrophota bacterium genomic window:
- a CDS encoding type II and III secretion system protein gives MIKKILILLIMGAALSPARAEVAKCLNDESNADELTMLEIANKKPAKLLEIAIEAVEITNNKAREMGIKWVDGISMGEISYVNDARVPAVMPELPSLFRVGEFARLGAITGDLKLMMTKGAARLLANPKMITKSGTNARFMVGGEMPYIVITADGPNVEWKDYGIKMNIVPTVIDDKDQKIGLSVFTEVSDLDWENAAIYGNTKVPAIITRNASSTLQMRSGETVAVAKLLRTFKQDTSQGIPLLGEIPVLKYLFGSHGTVDNRTTVVIFVTPKIMDEGMKIEEVPY, from the coding sequence ATGATAAAAAAAATTCTTATCTTGCTTATAATGGGAGCCGCACTTTCGCCAGCGCGCGCGGAAGTGGCTAAATGCCTGAACGACGAATCAAACGCCGACGAGCTGACGATGCTTGAAATCGCGAATAAAAAACCCGCCAAGCTCCTTGAGATCGCCATTGAGGCCGTGGAAATAACAAACAACAAAGCCCGTGAAATGGGAATAAAATGGGTGGACGGCATCAGCATGGGCGAGATATCATATGTCAATGACGCCCGCGTTCCGGCCGTTATGCCGGAGCTGCCCAGTTTATTCAGGGTGGGGGAGTTCGCGAGGCTGGGCGCCATCACAGGGGATCTGAAACTCATGATGACCAAGGGCGCCGCGAGGCTCCTGGCTAATCCCAAGATGATAACCAAATCAGGCACCAACGCCAGGTTCATGGTGGGCGGAGAAATGCCGTATATCGTCATCACCGCCGACGGGCCCAATGTGGAGTGGAAGGATTACGGCATAAAAATGAACATCGTGCCGACGGTTATTGATGACAAAGACCAGAAAATAGGCCTTTCAGTTTTTACCGAGGTGAGCGATCTGGACTGGGAAAACGCGGCGATTTACGGCAACACGAAGGTGCCCGCGATTATAACGAGAAACGCGTCTTCCACGCTGCAGATGCGCAGCGGAGAAACGGTGGCCGTCGCTAAGCTCCTCAGGACATTCAAACAGGACACAAGCCAGGGCATTCCTCTTTTGGGTGAGATACCCGTTCTCAAATATCTCTTCGGCTCTCACGGCACCGTTGACAACAGGACGACGGTTGTAATATTCGTCACGCCCAAAATAATGGACGAAGGCATGAAAATAGAGGAAGTGCCGTATTGA